A single genomic interval of Streptomyces sp. BA2 harbors:
- a CDS encoding dihydrodipicolinate synthase family protein codes for MTGTSHHDPRFDELRSALADVVAIPVTPFAEDGTVDRDAYRALVRRLTDGGVRTLTPNGNTGEFYALDPEERRLVTELTMEEAARSGAFVLVGVGHDLPTAISAARHARDTGAHMVMVHQPVHPYVSQDGWVDYHRAVADAVPELGVVPYIRNPRLDGRRLADLGALCPNVIGAKYATPDAAAFAAFARDAGLGRFVWVAGLAELYAPAYWAVGATGFTSGLVNVAPEVSLGMLQALRAGDYPAAMDVWERIRRFEELRAADQSADNVTVVKEALAALGLCRREVRPPSRVLPVERRDEIAALVKAWSV; via the coding sequence ATGACCGGAACCAGCCACCACGACCCCCGTTTCGATGAGCTGCGTTCGGCCCTCGCCGATGTCGTCGCGATCCCCGTGACGCCGTTCGCCGAGGACGGCACCGTGGACCGGGACGCCTACCGCGCCCTGGTCCGGCGTCTGACCGACGGCGGCGTGCGCACCCTCACCCCGAACGGCAACACCGGCGAGTTCTACGCGCTCGACCCCGAGGAGCGGCGCCTGGTCACCGAGTTGACCATGGAGGAGGCGGCCCGCAGCGGCGCCTTCGTCCTCGTCGGTGTCGGCCATGACCTGCCGACCGCGATCTCCGCCGCCCGGCACGCGCGGGACACCGGCGCACACATGGTGATGGTCCATCAGCCGGTGCATCCGTACGTGTCCCAGGACGGCTGGGTCGACTACCACCGTGCCGTCGCCGACGCCGTGCCCGAGCTGGGCGTCGTCCCGTACATCCGCAATCCCCGGCTTGACGGTCGACGCCTGGCGGATCTGGGTGCGTTGTGCCCCAACGTGATCGGCGCGAAGTACGCCACGCCGGATGCCGCCGCCTTCGCCGCGTTCGCTCGGGACGCGGGGCTCGGCCGCTTCGTGTGGGTGGCGGGGCTCGCCGAGCTGTACGCGCCCGCCTACTGGGCCGTCGGCGCCACCGGCTTCACATCGGGCCTGGTCAACGTGGCGCCCGAGGTGTCGCTCGGCATGCTTCAGGCCCTGCGGGCAGGCGACTATCCGGCGGCCATGGACGTCTGGGAGCGGATCCGGCGCTTCGAGGAGCTGCGGGCCGCCGACCAGTCCGCGGACAACGTCACCGTCGTCAAGGAGGCCCTGGCCGCGCTCGGTCTCTGCCGCCGCGAGGTACGCCCGCCGAGCCGGGTCCTGCCCGTCGAGCGGCGCGACGAGATAGCGGCGCTTGTGAAGGCGTGGTCGGTATGA
- a CDS encoding GntR family transcriptional regulator, with product MNFAPHPIPSRTQYVLEAVKHRILTGQLAPGQPLVETDLAAQFAVSKTPVREALKTLAGTGLVVMSQYKGATVRTVDAAMAQEVYDVRLLLEPEALRRTVRSGALLEEAREALERADTAADAAERSLANREFHRALYVPCGNPLLSRMLDEVRDQAALVSAVAWATLPSWEREAAEHREILRLALAGEADAAARGLHDHIASFVRRAFPEGELS from the coding sequence ATGAACTTTGCGCCCCACCCCATCCCCTCGCGCACGCAGTACGTGCTCGAGGCGGTCAAGCACCGCATCCTCACCGGGCAGTTGGCGCCCGGCCAGCCCCTCGTCGAGACCGATCTTGCCGCCCAGTTCGCGGTCTCCAAGACGCCCGTACGGGAAGCGTTGAAGACACTCGCCGGGACCGGTCTCGTCGTCATGAGCCAGTACAAGGGCGCCACCGTGCGCACGGTGGACGCGGCCATGGCGCAGGAGGTCTACGACGTACGGCTGCTGCTCGAACCGGAGGCCCTGCGGCGCACCGTCCGCAGCGGCGCCCTCCTGGAGGAGGCGCGCGAAGCCCTGGAACGGGCGGACACCGCGGCGGACGCGGCCGAACGCTCCCTGGCCAACCGGGAGTTCCACCGCGCGCTCTACGTCCCGTGCGGCAACCCACTGCTGTCCCGGATGCTCGACGAGGTACGGGACCAGGCGGCCTTGGTCTCCGCCGTCGCCTGGGCGACCCTGCCCTCCTGGGAGCGGGAGGCCGCCGAGCACCGGGAGATCCTGCGGCTCGCCCTCGCGGGGGAAGCCGACGCGGCGGCGCGCGGACTCCACGACCACATCGCCTCGTTCGTGCGGCGGGCGTTCCCGGAGGGGGAGCTTTCATGA
- a CDS encoding extracellular solute-binding protein, with protein sequence MPTHGEVDRRGLLKLAGGSLAALGLTAAGCGGGSGSGDGTVTIRYAWWGSDDRAKRINRTIELFEKKHPKIKVKTDFQPYLDFWKKFNTQASGGNPPDVFQNAIGFLRKYDQRNVLLDLNAQAEAGNLRMDGFRAGLEKFGEVDGKLLGVPVGSNSMALVIDKPVFEKAGVTPKMGWTWDDFHAAMEKIRKQGRSGDSGLYGVMYLYDPYLRQQGKAFFTEDGLGFDEADLKEWWTKGYAGVKSGIYADPKKVAQIKPKSAVAAEIAASEFTWDNFTVRYTAEGKSEYGLAPIPTTDGKKTGQYLGSLMLSGSKRTQHPKEVAQFIDFMVHDPEVAKIMGYDRGVPTTTAQYEAYRPAEEKDKVIAAVNKEIAAYEEQLVDADVLETITPHPAGADVCEAAFLRIAEELALGERSVDEAVKQFFTECKTALGS encoded by the coding sequence GTGCCGACGCATGGGGAAGTTGACAGGCGCGGCCTGTTGAAGCTGGCCGGCGGCTCGCTGGCGGCCCTCGGGCTCACCGCGGCGGGCTGCGGCGGCGGAAGCGGGTCGGGGGACGGAACCGTCACCATCCGGTACGCGTGGTGGGGCTCCGACGACCGCGCCAAGCGGATCAACCGGACCATCGAGCTCTTCGAGAAGAAGCACCCGAAGATCAAGGTGAAGACGGACTTCCAGCCCTACCTCGACTTCTGGAAGAAGTTCAACACCCAGGCGTCCGGCGGGAATCCGCCCGACGTCTTCCAGAACGCGATCGGCTTCCTGCGCAAGTACGACCAACGCAACGTACTGCTCGACCTGAACGCACAGGCCGAGGCGGGCAACCTGCGCATGGACGGCTTCCGCGCGGGCCTGGAGAAGTTCGGCGAGGTCGACGGCAAGCTGCTCGGCGTACCCGTGGGCAGCAACTCCATGGCCCTGGTCATCGACAAGCCCGTCTTCGAGAAGGCCGGGGTCACCCCGAAGATGGGCTGGACCTGGGACGACTTCCACGCCGCGATGGAGAAGATCCGCAAGCAGGGCAGGTCCGGGGACAGCGGCCTCTACGGCGTCATGTACCTCTACGACCCCTACCTGCGCCAGCAGGGCAAGGCCTTCTTCACCGAGGACGGCCTCGGCTTCGACGAGGCCGACCTCAAGGAGTGGTGGACCAAGGGGTACGCCGGAGTGAAGTCGGGGATCTACGCCGACCCGAAGAAAGTCGCCCAGATCAAGCCCAAGTCGGCCGTGGCCGCCGAGATCGCCGCGTCCGAGTTCACCTGGGACAACTTCACCGTCCGCTACACCGCCGAGGGCAAGAGCGAGTACGGCCTCGCGCCCATCCCGACCACCGACGGCAAGAAGACGGGGCAGTACCTCGGCTCGCTGATGCTCAGCGGCTCCAAGCGCACCCAGCACCCCAAGGAAGTCGCGCAGTTCATCGACTTCATGGTGCACGACCCCGAGGTCGCCAAGATCATGGGCTACGACCGCGGGGTGCCCACCACGACCGCGCAGTACGAGGCGTACAGGCCCGCCGAGGAGAAGGACAAGGTGATCGCCGCGGTCAACAAGGAGATCGCCGCGTACGAGGAGCAACTGGTCGACGCCGATGTCCTGGAGACCATCACACCGCACCCGGCGGGCGCCGACGTCTGCGAGGCGGCGTTCCTGCGCATCGCCGAGGAACTGGCCCTGGGGGAGCGGTCGGTGGACGAAGCGGTGAAGCAGTTCTTCACCGAGTGCAAGACCGCGCTCGGTTCCTGA
- a CDS encoding carbohydrate ABC transporter permease — translation MTAPSALSGRRRRGAGSLAWHIGSLVVLAVVLYPVIWAIGGSFKPNDEIVGSLDLFPTDPIVANYSGLADGIADISISTFFSNSLFLALGSVVGVLFSCSLAGYAFARIRFAGRNVFFALMIGTLLLPYHVLLIPQYVLFQKMGLINTYTPLLLGKYLAVDAFFVFLMVQFMRNLPRELDEAARLDGCGHLRIYWSIVLPLCRPALITSAIFTFINSWNDFMGPLIYLNDPSKYTVSLGLKMFVDQEGVANYGGMIAMSLIALLPVLAFFLAFQRYLIDGMATSGLKG, via the coding sequence ATGACCGCACCGAGCGCACTGTCCGGCCGCCGCCGTCGCGGCGCCGGTTCGCTGGCCTGGCACATCGGGTCCCTGGTGGTCCTCGCCGTGGTCCTCTATCCCGTGATCTGGGCGATCGGCGGCTCGTTCAAGCCGAACGACGAGATCGTCGGAAGCCTCGACCTGTTCCCGACCGACCCCATCGTCGCGAACTACTCCGGTCTCGCCGACGGCATCGCCGACATCTCCATCTCCACCTTCTTCTCCAACTCCCTCTTCCTGGCGCTCGGTTCGGTGGTGGGTGTGCTCTTCTCCTGCTCACTCGCGGGTTACGCCTTCGCGCGGATCAGGTTCGCCGGGCGGAACGTGTTCTTCGCGCTGATGATCGGCACCCTGCTGCTCCCGTATCACGTGCTCCTGATCCCGCAGTACGTGCTGTTCCAGAAGATGGGCCTGATCAACACCTATACGCCGTTGCTGCTCGGCAAGTACCTGGCGGTCGACGCCTTCTTCGTCTTCCTGATGGTGCAGTTCATGCGGAACCTGCCCAGGGAACTGGACGAGGCGGCACGGCTCGACGGCTGCGGGCACCTGCGGATCTACTGGTCGATCGTGCTGCCGCTGTGCAGGCCCGCCCTGATCACCAGCGCGATCTTCACCTTCATCAACTCCTGGAACGACTTCATGGGGCCGCTGATCTATCTCAACGATCCCTCGAAGTACACCGTCTCGCTGGGCCTGAAGATGTTCGTCGACCAGGAGGGCGTCGCCAACTACGGCGGAATGATCGCCATGTCCCTCATCGCGCTGCTGCCCGTCCTCGCGTTCTTCCTGGCCTTCCAGCGGTATCTGATCGACGGTATGGCCACGTCGGGTCTGAAGGGCTGA
- a CDS encoding carbohydrate ABC transporter permease: MGGTMAPLQASAAPPAPEKPKPPRGARLPAAARRRRRGENIAGLLFMSPWLAGFLLLTAGPMVASLYFAFTDYNLFDAPKWIGLDNFTEMFGDPRWRKSVEVTLWYVVVGTPLKLAAALGVALLLNQKRRGQAFYRAAFYAPSLIGASVSIAVVWKAIFSDDAIVDRTQRAIFGMDVGGWTGDPQWIIYSLIALTVWQFGAPMVIFLAGLKQVPRELYEAAEVDGAGALRRFWNITLPMISPVLFFNVLLETIHSFQIFASAYIVGGGAGGNACGPADGSLVYTCYLYVQGFENSRMGLASAMAWMLLLAVALVTAVLFWSQKRWVHYEEGSR, encoded by the coding sequence ATGGGCGGCACGATGGCGCCCCTCCAGGCCTCCGCCGCCCCGCCCGCCCCCGAGAAGCCGAAGCCGCCGCGCGGTGCCCGCCTCCCCGCGGCCGCGCGGCGGCGACGGCGGGGCGAGAACATCGCCGGGCTCCTCTTCATGTCGCCGTGGCTCGCGGGATTCCTGCTCCTCACGGCAGGACCCATGGTCGCCTCGCTCTACTTCGCGTTCACCGACTACAACCTGTTCGACGCCCCCAAGTGGATCGGCCTCGACAACTTCACCGAGATGTTCGGCGACCCGCGCTGGCGCAAGTCGGTGGAGGTGACGCTCTGGTACGTCGTCGTCGGCACCCCGCTCAAGCTGGCGGCGGCCCTCGGCGTGGCGCTGCTGCTCAACCAGAAGCGGCGCGGGCAGGCCTTCTACCGGGCCGCGTTCTACGCGCCGTCCCTGATCGGCGCCAGCGTCTCGATCGCCGTCGTCTGGAAGGCGATCTTCTCGGACGACGCCATCGTCGACCGTACGCAGCGGGCGATCTTCGGCATGGACGTCGGCGGCTGGACCGGTGACCCGCAGTGGATCATCTACAGCCTGATCGCGCTCACCGTCTGGCAGTTCGGCGCGCCGATGGTCATCTTCCTGGCCGGTCTGAAGCAGGTGCCGCGCGAACTGTACGAGGCGGCGGAGGTGGACGGCGCGGGCGCCTTGCGGCGGTTCTGGAACATCACGCTGCCGATGATCTCTCCGGTGCTCTTCTTCAACGTCCTCCTGGAGACCATCCACTCCTTCCAGATCTTCGCGTCGGCGTACATCGTCGGCGGCGGCGCGGGCGGCAACGCCTGTGGCCCGGCGGACGGTTCGCTCGTCTACACCTGCTATCTCTACGTCCAGGGCTTCGAGAACAGCCGGATGGGCCTCGCCTCCGCCATGGCCTGGATGCTGCTGCTCGCGGTGGCCCTCGTGACGGCGGTCCTGTTCTGGTCCCAGAAGCGCTGGGTGCACTACGAGGAGGGCTCCCGATGA
- a CDS encoding exo-rhamnogalacturonan lyase family protein, translated as MSPIPRRSVLKAAAVAGAAAQFSWALGRQGAQAAPRAAEPDSGPVTVGWLEKGGLGAAAGSTFGVPWPKGAHPAGQEFALATADGKDVPVQTWTTARWPDGSVKWTAHAVGPAARGTDKFTLKAGSPAAPGKAVKVTETRRAITVDTGVIKTVISKDGERLVESVTRDGVKIATDGRLVLLRQGDLDDGDHGNAKWERFDGEISGAKAEQDGPVRAVVRIDGKHRKGSRSWLPFSVRLYFYAGSDSFRMVHTITYDGDAEKDFIRGLGVRFSVPMRDAAYDRHIRIAGEGKGFLTEAVKGITGLRRDPGAAIRTAQVKGEKLPDPATWDQRVTTRLQYVPTWGDYTLAQFSADGFTLRKRTKPGHTWITAGGGGRATGFGYVGGVGGGFSFGLRDFWEKHPAQLDIRGAAGDTAEVTLWLWSPEAQPMDLRTYHDGMGQDTYPEQIEGLNITYEDHEPGFGTPYGIARTSELMFWANAATPSAATLVDQAAAVRTPPQLAAAPEQVTKAGVFGGLFSPVDRSTPAKATIEDHLDFLFTYYKDQAEQRRWYGFWDYGDIMHTYDEDRHQWRYDVGGYAWDNSELSPDLWLWYAYLRSGRADIFRFAEAMTRHTGEVDSYHLGKWAGLGTRHGVQHFADSAKQQRISTAVYRRPYYFLTADERVGDLMHALVDSDETFLVLDPLRKIRTEPYEPDRNALSIGFGTDWSGLAAAWLTEWERGGPKAAKAEARLRSTMETIAAQPNGFVQGSGLYDLDTGKFAVAAEPAVNVSHLSAMFGLVEMCAELIDLVDQPEFEQAWLDYCRYFNATKAEQKERYGKDFGSLLLFQGHSRQDAYAAARSKDEKLAARAWRKFHDSDGYTKAMSWDRTDLTGPAVLEPGYENLRINTNETALFGLAAIQNLALVGDKLPD; from the coding sequence ATGTCTCCGATCCCCCGCAGATCCGTGCTCAAGGCCGCTGCCGTCGCAGGCGCTGCCGCCCAGTTCAGCTGGGCGCTCGGCCGGCAGGGCGCCCAGGCGGCTCCCCGGGCCGCCGAACCGGACTCCGGCCCCGTCACCGTCGGCTGGCTGGAGAAGGGCGGGCTCGGTGCCGCGGCCGGTTCCACCTTCGGTGTCCCGTGGCCCAAGGGTGCCCACCCCGCCGGGCAGGAGTTCGCCCTCGCCACCGCCGACGGCAAGGACGTCCCCGTACAGACATGGACCACCGCCCGCTGGCCCGACGGATCGGTGAAGTGGACGGCGCACGCGGTGGGCCCGGCCGCGCGAGGCACCGACAAGTTCACCCTCAAGGCCGGGTCACCCGCTGCCCCCGGCAAGGCGGTCAAGGTCACCGAGACCCGTCGGGCCATCACCGTCGACACCGGAGTCATCAAGACCGTCATCTCCAAGGACGGCGAGCGGCTCGTCGAGTCCGTCACCCGCGACGGCGTGAAGATCGCCACCGACGGACGGCTCGTGCTGCTCCGCCAGGGCGACCTCGACGACGGCGACCACGGCAACGCCAAGTGGGAACGGTTCGACGGCGAGATCAGCGGGGCCAAGGCCGAACAGGACGGTCCGGTGCGCGCCGTGGTCCGCATCGACGGCAAACACCGCAAGGGAAGCCGCAGTTGGCTGCCCTTCAGCGTGCGCCTCTACTTCTACGCGGGCTCCGACTCCTTCCGCATGGTGCACACCATCACCTACGACGGCGACGCGGAGAAGGACTTCATCCGCGGCCTGGGGGTCCGCTTCAGCGTGCCGATGCGCGACGCGGCGTACGACCGGCACATCCGTATCGCGGGCGAGGGCAAGGGATTCCTGACCGAGGCGGTCAAGGGCATCACAGGGCTTCGCCGCGACCCGGGCGCCGCGATCCGCACCGCCCAGGTCAAGGGCGAGAAGCTGCCGGACCCCGCGACCTGGGACCAGCGGGTCACCACCCGCCTCCAGTACGTCCCCACCTGGGGCGACTACACCCTCGCCCAGTTCTCCGCCGACGGCTTCACCCTGCGCAAGCGCACCAAGCCGGGGCACACCTGGATCACGGCAGGAGGCGGCGGCAGGGCGACCGGGTTCGGGTACGTCGGCGGGGTCGGCGGCGGGTTCTCCTTCGGCCTGCGGGACTTCTGGGAGAAGCACCCCGCCCAGCTGGACATCCGGGGCGCCGCCGGTGACACGGCCGAGGTCACGCTCTGGCTCTGGTCGCCGGAGGCACAGCCGATGGACCTGCGCACGTACCACGACGGCATGGGGCAGGACACCTACCCGGAGCAGATCGAGGGCCTCAACATCACCTACGAGGACCACGAACCGGGCTTCGGCACCCCGTACGGCATCGCCCGCACCAGCGAGCTGATGTTCTGGGCGAACGCGGCCACCCCCTCGGCGGCCACCCTCGTCGACCAGGCCGCCGCCGTCCGCACCCCGCCCCAGCTGGCCGCCGCCCCCGAGCAAGTGACGAAGGCGGGCGTCTTCGGTGGTCTCTTCTCGCCCGTCGACCGCTCCACACCCGCGAAGGCGACGATCGAGGACCACCTCGACTTCCTCTTCACCTACTACAAGGACCAGGCCGAACAGCGCCGCTGGTACGGCTTCTGGGACTACGGCGACATCATGCACACCTACGACGAGGACCGGCACCAGTGGCGGTACGACGTCGGCGGCTACGCCTGGGACAACTCCGAGCTCTCGCCCGACCTGTGGCTCTGGTACGCCTACCTCCGCTCGGGCCGCGCCGACATCTTCCGCTTCGCCGAAGCCATGACCCGCCACACCGGCGAGGTCGACTCCTACCACCTCGGCAAGTGGGCGGGCCTCGGCACCCGGCACGGTGTGCAGCACTTCGCGGACAGCGCGAAGCAGCAGCGGATCTCCACGGCCGTCTACCGCCGCCCCTACTACTTCCTCACCGCCGACGAGCGTGTCGGCGACCTGATGCACGCCCTGGTCGACTCCGACGAGACGTTCCTCGTCCTCGACCCCCTGCGCAAGATCCGCACCGAGCCGTACGAACCGGACCGCAACGCCCTGTCCATCGGCTTCGGCACCGACTGGAGCGGCCTCGCCGCGGCCTGGCTCACCGAGTGGGAACGCGGCGGCCCCAAGGCGGCCAAGGCCGAGGCCCGCCTGCGCTCCACCATGGAGACCATCGCCGCCCAGCCCAACGGCTTCGTCCAGGGCAGCGGCCTCTACGACCTGGACACGGGGAAGTTCGCGGTGGCAGCCGAGCCCGCCGTTAACGTCTCCCACCTCTCCGCGATGTTCGGCCTGGTCGAGATGTGCGCCGAGCTCATCGACCTCGTCGACCAGCCGGAGTTCGAGCAGGCGTGGCTGGACTACTGCCGTTACTTCAACGCCACCAAGGCCGAGCAGAAGGAGCGCTACGGCAAGGACTTCGGCAGCCTGCTGCTCTTCCAGGGGCACTCCCGCCAGGACGCTTACGCCGCCGCCCGGTCGAAGGACGAGAAGCTCGCGGCGCGCGCCTGGCGGAAGTTCCACGACAGCGACGGCTATACGAAGGCGATGAGCTGGGACCGCACCGACCTCACAGGTCCCGCCGTCCTGGAGCCCGGCTACGAGAACCTGCGGATCAACACCAACGAGACCGCGCTCTTCGGTCTCGCCGCGATCCAGAACCTGGCCCTGGTCGGCGACAAGCTGCCGGACTAA